The genomic interval AGCAAAAGGAAGGTACAGTAAAACCAGTTGACACAGGAAATCCATCAGATGCCTCAACTACAGGTGACACAACAAATACAACAGATACTACTGAAGCCACGACGCCAACAGAATTTGCAAATAGATCAAATACCCCCGACAATGCCACCAGCACTTCAGATAATGCAAGTAGTACCAAAAGTTCAAGGACAACAAGTAATTCTAGGGGTACAGAAATCTCGAGCAGCTCAGATAGCACTAGTAGTTCTAGTAATTCAGATGATGGAGAAGAATAAAGAAACACAGGGGGACAAAAGATGATAGAAAAAAAGTATTTACCAACAAGAAAATCCAATTCAAAATGCCTTATATTAATTGGATTAATGATAGGATTATATCTCATAGACAATTCATCGGTGGCTTCTCGTGTGGGAAGCCAGCTTTTTATTTATTATATCAAGCCAGCCCTATGGATGGGGCTTACCCTCTTGGTGTGGTGGTTTCCTAAGACACATCCTAAAGGCAAGCTAAGACTTAGGGGATTTGTAAACCTATGGACCCTCAATCTAGGTATTATTTATATTGTTGTGTCTATACTGGCAGGAATCATTGATGGCTTTGGAAGAAGCCCCTATAGTCATACATCTATTGGGATTTTAATGAATATTATTACAGTAGGTTCTGCCATAGTAGGGATTGAATTCATAAGAAGCTATTTAATTAGCAACCTAACAAAGGAGGAGAATTATCTAGTTTTTGTTCTTATAGCATTACTTATGACGATTGTTACCATATCCTTGAATAGATTTTTTAATTTAAAAGAGCTTAAAGATGTGGTTAAATTCATAGCCCAATACTTTGCCCCAGAGTTTTGTAAAAACCTCCTAGCCACCTATTTGGTATTCTTAGGAGGACCTTTGCCAGCAATTATTTATAGGGCTATAGTTGAAGGGTTTCATTGGCTTTCACCTATCCTTCCAAATCTCCAATGGATTACAAAAGCCCTTATAGGCATCCTTTGTCCACTATTTTCTTTATTAGCAATACAAGGTATCTATGGTAAGGAGGCTAGAAAAATCAAAAGGGAAGATGAAGAAGAAGGTTTATTGGGCTGGATGATTACCAGTTTAGTCTCCATTGGTATGATATGGTTTGCAGTAGGGGTATTCCCCATTTATCCATCTGTAGTAGCTACGGGAAGCATGGAGCCCATGATCTATCCTGGAGATGTTATTCTAGTGGAGAAAATAACTGATATAAAGGATATTCATCAACTGAAAGTAGGAGATGTTATTCAATTTCAACGGGAACGCATATTAATATCTCATCGAATCATAGAGATTAAAGAAGACGATGAAGGAATCCTTCGTTATCGGACTCAGGGAGATAATAATTCGGCACCAGATACAGAATTGGTAGGTCCAGAGGATATTAGAGGTACAATTAAAAAAGTAGTACCAAAAGTGGGTTGGCCAACCCTCCTTTTAAAACAAAAGAAAGATGCACCAATGGATTATATAGAATTTTAAATAAGAAAAGATTGTAGGCAGGGTTAAACACCCTGTTTTTGTTGTACAGCCTGTAGGAGTAGAGAGTAAAATACAACAACAGCTTTTGCAAAAAGAATAAATTATACAAAAGTAGTAGTATAGTAGACAATTTGCACTATTGCTATAGCACAAAATTAGCCAAGAAAACTACTCTTTTGCAGGAGGTAAAACCTGTAAAAAATCCCTATAATCAAAGGTGTAAGGTTGATATAACCTAAAAATTTAAAAGAGGAGTGGTTTTAGAATGAAAAAAACAAGATTTATTGCATTAGCTCTTATCGTAGCAGTAGCACTAATGGGTGCTGGTTATGCGGCGTGGACAGATTCAATTGAGATTAACACTACAGTAAATACCGGACAATTAGACGTTCATTTTGTTGATGAAGCAATACTAGTCTTAGATGATTATGTTACAGGTGATGTAGGATATGCCCAAGATGGAAGTGGAGATAATGATTGGGATATAGCAAATGTTACTTTTAGCAATATGTACCCTGGTGCAGTAGCGAAAGTAACACTAAAAATAGCAAACAACAGTACTATTCCAGTAAAAATGAATAGAATTCAGGATACAAGAGATGGTGATTGGACTCACTTTAACCAAATTGGAGCTTCTCTTCGTTTCTTTGATAAAGATGGAACTCCATTGGAATTTGATAATACTACTACCTATGCAAATCCCTGGGAACCCGCTCATTTAGTAAATACTGAACTTCCGGTAGGTGGTTATGCTACTTTAAGCTTTACATTTACAGCCAACGATTCTGTACAGGAAAATAAAACATATACTTTCCGTCCAGAAGCTGTATTCAAGCAATTTAACAAATAGTCTATCAACCTCATAAACAGGGAGAGGATATAAACTTCTCCCTGTTTATTTTTAATGATGCTATAAAGTTATGACAAACCAAAGATTAGGAGTAAATAACTGTCATATTTGTATTTTCAGCCCTAATCTTAGATTGTATTTCAACCTATATAGACATAGTTCAAGGAATAATCGTTGAAGGAAACCCTCTAATGGCAGCAATTTTTGAGTATTCCTTTATAGTAGGTATATTTATTAGAGGGATAATGTCCTTAGCCTTAATGATTCCATTTATTTACGTTAAAAAAAGAAGTAGGAAGCACTATAAATTTTTAGTGACAACCTTTCTTGTGATTTATAGCTTTGGTTTTCCTATTCACCTTCATTAGATTACTGTAGTTGTTTTTATGATTTAATGTAGTTTGAGGATATTATATAAATAAAGGAATAACCATGTCCCCAAATGATTATAATCTATAGCAGGTAAAAAATATGGTTTATGAAATTATTACACATATAAAAGAAATGTGGAGGTGGACACATGAAGATAGTTTTGAATAAGAATCTAAGGATAAGCTTGATATTGATCTTGACAATTATTATAGGTATTACTTCTTTTTCTCTATACAATGAGATGAAGAAGCTGGAGTTTAAAGAAGAACAGGTTTCTTTGTATAGCTATAGAACCAATTCAGATATTAACTATGAGGTTTTTTTAAAGTCCAATATTTTGTTTGATAAGGAGAGCTTAGAAGAAGGTGAGATATATTTTACAGAATTTGTGGATTATATCAAAGCTGACTTTCACTATGGATTTTACGGAGAAACCTCAGCAGATATAACAGGAGATTATAAAGTTATTGCAGTGATGGAGGGCTACGCCAGAGAGGGTGAAGGAGAAAAGGTCATTTGGCAAAAAAACTTTCCTATACTCCCAAAGAAAAGCTTTGAAGTGACAGATAAAGAAATGGCTATCAAAGAGGGAATATCCTTTCAGTTAGATGAATACAATGAATTTGCAGACTTGGTAGCAGAGGCTACAAAAGCACGGACATCCACAAGATTAATTCTCTATATCCATATTAATTTAATAGCTGATACCAATTACGGAGCAGTAGAAGAAAAAATATCTCCAGCAATAGTCATTCCCCTTGGACAAGATCAATTTGCTATAGAAAAACAACTGGTGGGGGAAAAAGAGGAAAGTCTTGAAGAGACGAAACAAGTAGAGATACCTACTGACAGTAAAAAAATATTTTTGTATGGAACCCCTATAGGAATCTTCTTAATTGCACTTATATATCTTATCTTCTTTACGGCTAATAAGCCTCCTAAAAGTAAGCTCGAGAAAACAGTGAGCAAGATATTTAAAAGCCATGGAAGTCGGTTGGTAGCGCTGGATGAAGAAAAGGCAGAGGCCTATAATAATTATTATAGAGTAAGAACCATAGAAGATCTTGTAAAAATTGCTGATGAAATAGAAAAGCCCATCCTTTATCAATACAAATCCAATCCCCAAAATATAACCCAATTTTACATTGTAGATGAAGCCTCTATTTATGTCCTAGACTTAAAGTATTTGGTAGAAGAGTCCAAGGAAACTGAAGCTACAGTAGAAGAAATAAAGAACAATTAAATATAACATTACATTATTTTACAAAACTATTTTAAAGAATAAAAATCTATAGAAATTGTATTAAATAAACTAGAGCTTCTTATAGGAGCAGACTTCTGTGGCTTCTCAGGTTGCCATAGGATCAACTTCTACCATGTAAACCATTCACGGTAGATTATATAGTTACATAGAAACATAAAAGAAGTCCTCATAAAGAAGACTTCTTTTTTCTTCTACTCCTTTTGCACTATAAAAATAACACAAAGTAAGTATTAAAAAGTAATCTTATGAAGGGTGAGAAGCTAAGGGGAAAGAGGTAAAATAGATAGTAGTGTGGATAATATCTTAGCAGGAGGTGAAGGAGATGAAAAATAAGAAAAAGCTCTTGGGAATGACCCTAAAGTTTCTTGTCCTCATATTGCTTGTAGGATTCTTTGCTAGTGATATTATAGAACTTACCTATTCAGTTGTTACACAAAGCACTCCTGATGTAACTATTACTATTAATAACAATGGTACTAGGTTACAAGAAGGTAGTTTGTTTGGTGATGAGCTATGGTATCCAGGGAAAGAGAAGAATGGCATTATTCGGATTCATAATCAGTATAAATCTATAAAAGTCAGCAACCTTGGCATCGATGTCGATTTAAAACATATTAACAAAGCATATGGGTGGGATGAGGTGTATGATTCCTTTATTGAGAACATGAGACTAACCATAACCAGGGGTAAGTTAACTGCTTTTGATAAGAATATCCTTAAGGATAAAAGCTTAGGAGAATTATTAGCTATCTCCAGTAATGAAAGTAAAAATGGGTTAATGCTACCAGTTGAAGATCAATTCACAATTAGAAAGAATGATTTTGTGGACTTAAAATATACACTATTAATGGATAAAAATTCAGGTAATGAACTACAAAACTTAACAGCAGATATATCTTTTCACATTAACCTCCACCAAAATCTAATCAATGATGGTAGTGGCAACGATAATGATAGAGATAAGAAAAAACCAGTAATTAAAGAACCGGGAGAAGATGACGAAGAACTCCTTCTTATACCTAATGATTTAACACCTCAAGGCACTCCCCATTGGGCCCACAACTGTATTGTTACTTTACTAAGGCATGGGATCATTAGCGGTTATCCCGATGGAAGCATAAGACCTGATCAACCTATTACACGAGCAGAATCAGCCGTATTAATTGCAAAGGCCTTGAAAATAGAGGAAGAAAATAAAATTTTCTCTGGATATATAGATCCTCTACCTAAATGGGCAAGGGGCTACATCATCGCCGTATCAGAAAGGGATATTTTTGCAGGTTATCCTATGAAACGCTTCAAGGCCAATAGAAATATCTCCCGTGAAGAGATGGTGACGGTGTTGATAAAGGGTTTTGAAAAAGAATTGTTGGCTGATACTGAATTGAGCTTTAGCGATAGGGAAGATATCGGTGACTGGGCAATAGAATATGTAAAAGCAGGAGTGGGGCATCAGATATTAAGTGGCTATCCAGATGGTAGCTTTAGCCCTAAAAGTCCAATCACTCGGGCTGAGGCCTTCACCATAATATGTAAACTGCTAGGGTTACATGATGAACATATGTAAAAGATAAAATATATTGAGCTTATCAAAAACCTAGAAAGCTAGTTAGGATAGCTTTCCAGGTTTTTCTTTTTTAAAAAATAACTTCTGCAGATTTCAAAAATCTGCAGAAGTTATTAGAAGCGTTTTTAACTAATCATATTGTCAACATAGTCTAAAACCTTATCCATGATATCCATTGCTTCCATTAACTCCATCTCTGATATCGTTAATGGAGGAGCTACGATTAGAATATTGTCATGGTTATAGGTGGCGAAGCCTTCACTGCTTAACATACCAAGAATTTTTTTCATGATTTTTTCAGGGTCATTACCATAAGGTACGATAGGTTCCTTTGAGGTCCTATCCTTTACTAATTCAATGCCAGAGAATAAACCTATGTAACGGACATCTCCGACACATTTGTGCTTAGTCTTAAGATTTTCTAGAATTTCTCCTAAAATTATACCCATTCGCTTAGAGTTTTCCAAAAGCTTTTCTTCTTTATAAACATCGATGGTAGCAATAGCAGCAGCACAGCCCAAAGGATGACCGCTATAGGTTAAGCCGCACCATAGGGTGTTATCATCAAAGAATTTAGCGATATCCTTACTTACAAGTACACCACCTAATGGAACATAACCACAGGTAACCCCTTTAGCAAAAGTGATGAGATCCGGTTCTATATCCCAATGATTTACCGCAAACCACTCTCCTGTTCTTCCCCAGCCCGCCATAACTTCGTCACAAACCATCATAATATTGAACTCATTACAAAGCTCCCTTACACCCTTGAGGTAACCCTCTGGTGGAATAATAATACCATTACTGCCGGTTACAGTTTCTAAGAAGATGGCAGCAATTTTATCAGGACCTTCAAATAAAATCTGTTCCCTAAGCTGACTTATATAATATTTGGTGGCTTCCTTTTCATCACTAAAGGCAATTGGTGCCCGGTATAGATAGGGATCAAAGAACTTCACGAATCCAGGAATCCCTGGTTCGCTGGGGAATCTTCTTTTTTCTCCTGTAAGATTAGCGGCACCGTAGGTAGCCCCATGATAGGATCGATATCTTGAGAAAATTTTATATTTTCCAGTATACATTCTGGCAATTTTAATAGCATTTTCATTGGCCTCTGCGCCAGCATTAGTAAAGAAAACCTTGCCCATATTGTCAGGTGCAACCTCTACAATTTTCCTTGCAGCCTCTGATTTTACATCGAAGGCATAACCAGGGCCCATAAAAGCCATTTTTTCTGTCTGCTCTTTAATAGCTTCTACAACCTTTTTGTTTCCATGACCAATATTCATATTAACAAGCTGGGAAGACATATCAAAATACCGCTTTCCATCGGCATCCCAAAAGTAAATACCTTCAGCTTTTGTAATAACCTTTGGAGCTAGTCCTCCTTGGGGACTCCATGAATGAAGATTATAGGCTAAAGAATCTTTTTTTATCTTTTCACCATAATTCATGATGGCTTGTGTCATTTTTATTCCTCCTCAATTTTAATATAGGGTATTTAGTAAATTATTAATCATTCATAACCTCTCCAAACAACTCTTCATCGGTAGGCATGGTATTTTCTATTGGCGAAGATACCCATGTTACATTAATTAATTGCTTCCATGTGATATTTTCTGATGAAATGTTACCACCCCATGTTCCACAGCCTAAGGTCAATGTCATTGGCATGCCATTGGTCCAAGCTCCACTGTTGGCTAAACATTGGGGCTGTCTTACCATAATACGGCTTGTTTTGGTTTTTAGGGCAAACTCTTCAACACGTGCTTGATTAAAGGTATGGATGCCGCAGGAATGTCCTCGTCCATGATAGGAGGTTATGGCATTAACTTTATCTATAGCTTCTTGGAATTCATTGTATTTATATAGAGTTGTCACCACAGAAAGCTTTTCTCCTGAGAAGGGATAAGCGGCTCCTACTCCTGTTTCCTCTACCATAAAGAAGGTTTTTTCCTCTGGCAAATCTATTCCTGCTTCCTTTGCTATGGTTTGGGCTGATTGAGCAATAATTTTTGGACTTAAATGACCATCCACCCACATAGCTGCTTGAAGCTTTTCTTTTTCTTCAGCACCTACTAAATAACCACCTTCTTCTTGCAGGTATGTCACTAGTTTATCATAAACACCTTCTTGAATGACACAGGAGTTTTCTGTTGAACAGCTGGTGGCATAATCAAAGGTTTTGCTTCGCATAATTTTATTGGCTGTATCCTTTAGGTCGGCGGTTTCATCCACCACTGTAACAGCATTTCCTTGACCAACTCCGTAGGCGGGTGTTCCTGAGCTATAGGCTGCATGGACCAGTCCTCCACCGCCAGTTGCCAATACTAGATCTGCTTGCTTCATAAGTTCATTACTAGCCTCCATGGTGGGCTCTTCAATGGCAATAACCAAATCCTCCGGTGCTCCATATTTCTTTAAAGTATCCCTTATGATACTTGTAATATGGGCATTGGTTTTCTTGGTTCTTGGGTGGGGTGAAAGAATAATGGCGTTTCTTCCCTTAATGGCGAACATAGCCTTGGCTACCGGTGTGGCCTCTGGGTTGGTGCAGGGGACTAGAGCTGCTATAACCCCAACTGGTTTTGCTACTTTCATTAATCCCTTCTCTGTATCCCTTTCTATGATCCCTACAGATTTTTGTCCCTTCATGTCCCTTAGGGGACCTTTGATTTTTGTCATCAATTTACCATATTTTCCGTCATAGTTACCCATCCCCGATTCTTCTACCGCCATTTTGGCAATCTCTTGGGCAACTCCATCTTTAGTAATATTCCAAGCAATAGCTGTTATCAGTTGATCTACCTTTTCTTGGGTAAATCCATCGGCTATTTCTTGGGCTTTTCTTGCTCTTGCAATTAAATCTGCTACATAGTCTGCAGCATTTACAGTTGCAACTGTACTCATTTACATTACCTCCTTAGTATAAAGATTTATATAATTGGTTTTGCCTAGCTACTATCAAATTAAGTGCAATTATTATGCCAAAAAATAAATCTCAACAATGATGCTTTTACAACAGATAAAATAATTAATATTTTTAAAATTTAGAATATTGATTCAAAAATGTATCAACTGTATTCCTTTCTTTTTAAAAACCAATAACCAAACAGGATTCCACCGATAAGGGAGGAAGACAACTCTTTGATACAAAAAAGTATCAAAGAGATACGGAAATAAATCATCATAGTGTTCACCATCAAAGTTTCTACATTACCTTTTAGATAAACTATTTGAAATAGTTGTTGAAAAAAGTTAACCAATGAATCCTCCCAAGGAAGACTTTTTTATTTTTAATACTCAAATTCCTATGTTTGTGGTATGATAAATAGTAGAAAAGAAGCTAGGAGGAGCTATCTCTATGAAAAAATATACAAAAACCATGCTGATGATATTATTATTAGGCAGTATCATAATTAATATGGTCTATTATAGAAATATAAAGGATGCAGAGGAAAAAATAAATCATGTCAATACCATCATTGCTTCTAATGTAGAGAGCAACATGAGACAAAGCATTATGTATATACAGGAACTGATAGATACAGGTTCTCCTCAAGCCCTTCAAAATCTTGAAAGAACCGTTGGTACCCTTACATTGGCCTTTAATCATTGGGTAGATCTAAATCAAACCAGGAGAAACCCCAATGAAAGGATGCAAAGGAGCTTGTCTAGTATAGAAGGCTTAAGAAATATTATTAATCATCATTTAAGTAATCAATATACAATTAATGAAAATCAACT from Natronincola ferrireducens carries:
- a CDS encoding aldehyde dehydrogenase family protein, with product MSTVATVNAADYVADLIARARKAQEIADGFTQEKVDQLITAIAWNITKDGVAQEIAKMAVEESGMGNYDGKYGKLMTKIKGPLRDMKGQKSVGIIERDTEKGLMKVAKPVGVIAALVPCTNPEATPVAKAMFAIKGRNAIILSPHPRTKKTNAHITSIIRDTLKKYGAPEDLVIAIEEPTMEASNELMKQADLVLATGGGGLVHAAYSSGTPAYGVGQGNAVTVVDETADLKDTANKIMRSKTFDYATSCSTENSCVIQEGVYDKLVTYLQEEGGYLVGAEEKEKLQAAMWVDGHLSPKIIAQSAQTIAKEAGIDLPEEKTFFMVEETGVGAAYPFSGEKLSVVTTLYKYNEFQEAIDKVNAITSYHGRGHSCGIHTFNQARVEEFALKTKTSRIMVRQPQCLANSGAWTNGMPMTLTLGCGTWGGNISSENITWKQLINVTWVSSPIENTMPTDEELFGEVMND
- a CDS encoding DUF5658 family protein, which gives rise to MSTYIDIVQGIIVEGNPLMAAIFEYSFIVGIFIRGIMSLALMIPFIYVKKRSRKHYKFLVTTFLVIYSFGFPIHLH
- a CDS encoding DUF5305 family protein, which encodes MKIVLNKNLRISLILILTIIIGITSFSLYNEMKKLEFKEEQVSLYSYRTNSDINYEVFLKSNILFDKESLEEGEIYFTEFVDYIKADFHYGFYGETSADITGDYKVIAVMEGYAREGEGEKVIWQKNFPILPKKSFEVTDKEMAIKEGISFQLDEYNEFADLVAEATKARTSTRLILYIHINLIADTNYGAVEEKISPAIVIPLGQDQFAIEKQLVGEKEESLEETKQVEIPTDSKKIFLYGTPIGIFLIALIYLIFFTANKPPKSKLEKTVSKIFKSHGSRLVALDEEKAEAYNNYYRVRTIEDLVKIADEIEKPILYQYKSNPQNITQFYIVDEASIYVLDLKYLVEESKETEATVEEIKNN
- a CDS encoding aminotransferase class III-fold pyridoxal phosphate-dependent enzyme; translated protein: MTQAIMNYGEKIKKDSLAYNLHSWSPQGGLAPKVITKAEGIYFWDADGKRYFDMSSQLVNMNIGHGNKKVVEAIKEQTEKMAFMGPGYAFDVKSEAARKIVEVAPDNMGKVFFTNAGAEANENAIKIARMYTGKYKIFSRYRSYHGATYGAANLTGEKRRFPSEPGIPGFVKFFDPYLYRAPIAFSDEKEATKYYISQLREQILFEGPDKIAAIFLETVTGSNGIIIPPEGYLKGVRELCNEFNIMMVCDEVMAGWGRTGEWFAVNHWDIEPDLITFAKGVTCGYVPLGGVLVSKDIAKFFDDNTLWCGLTYSGHPLGCAAAIATIDVYKEEKLLENSKRMGIILGEILENLKTKHKCVGDVRYIGLFSGIELVKDRTSKEPIVPYGNDPEKIMKKILGMLSSEGFATYNHDNILIVAPPLTISEMELMEAMDIMDKVLDYVDNMIS
- a CDS encoding signal peptidase I, coding for MIEKKYLPTRKSNSKCLILIGLMIGLYLIDNSSVASRVGSQLFIYYIKPALWMGLTLLVWWFPKTHPKGKLRLRGFVNLWTLNLGIIYIVVSILAGIIDGFGRSPYSHTSIGILMNIITVGSAIVGIEFIRSYLISNLTKEENYLVFVLIALLMTIVTISLNRFFNLKELKDVVKFIAQYFAPEFCKNLLATYLVFLGGPLPAIIYRAIVEGFHWLSPILPNLQWITKALIGILCPLFSLLAIQGIYGKEARKIKREDEEEGLLGWMITSLVSIGMIWFAVGVFPIYPSVVATGSMEPMIYPGDVILVEKITDIKDIHQLKVGDVIQFQRERILISHRIIEIKEDDEGILRYRTQGDNNSAPDTELVGPEDIRGTIKKVVPKVGWPTLLLKQKKDAPMDYIEF
- a CDS encoding S-layer homology domain-containing protein, producing MKNKKKLLGMTLKFLVLILLVGFFASDIIELTYSVVTQSTPDVTITINNNGTRLQEGSLFGDELWYPGKEKNGIIRIHNQYKSIKVSNLGIDVDLKHINKAYGWDEVYDSFIENMRLTITRGKLTAFDKNILKDKSLGELLAISSNESKNGLMLPVEDQFTIRKNDFVDLKYTLLMDKNSGNELQNLTADISFHINLHQNLINDGSGNDNDRDKKKPVIKEPGEDDEELLLIPNDLTPQGTPHWAHNCIVTLLRHGIISGYPDGSIRPDQPITRAESAVLIAKALKIEEENKIFSGYIDPLPKWARGYIIAVSERDIFAGYPMKRFKANRNISREEMVTVLIKGFEKELLADTELSFSDREDIGDWAIEYVKAGVGHQILSGYPDGSFSPKSPITRAEAFTIICKLLGLHDEHM